Proteins encoded within one genomic window of Acidobacteriota bacterium:
- a CDS encoding NHL repeat-containing protein, translating into MSSPTTQPNTGIRRNWEGWSLSGVLVLLTIGIVGMQTPSSQATSGRVPSKGQKVSLTVSPSACTITVNSPVQEVTLAAPEGVRNGNCTLGEAILAANGNPNITECPCAGGSPVTIQLQAGMTYTLTTVATTLYGPTGLPAISSTIVIEGNGAVIERSSLGGTPAFRLFSIAGTINGVQAVETNPDSTTPAPNTLLPAGNLTLRTVTLRNGLTLGGLAIGNGGGGLGSGGAIFNAGSLTIDSCTLSGNQVVGGGSFCCEPGGGGGGMGGLGGPGAVGIGGGGGGGMAGSGAGSTIMRTGGGGGGTVNNGNSNSSGGSLNGGNGGLSANGSPGGFGGGGGGNGRFPGIGGAGGFGGGGGGAIDGIGGNGGFGGGGGAGGGAFNPGIGGFGGGGGGQQSGLGGNLGGFGGGFGGSNGGGGGGLGGAVFSTGMLDLTNSTLSGNSAVGGFTSFAQSGSGLGAGLFVRNGTTTVANCTFNNNTASRGNGAQIGAHAGGCLYVLGDGETATVTVVNSIFANSTSIDGGVTDAFINTINSGTVTQTGNATNLVEVNGGGANALLGVTQMADPNLEVLALNGGLTETHLPQPGSPVINNGSGSRPNNVDQRGLSASCRADIGAVEIQGMVPSISAVLSSGETICNGSLATLTVTVTGGTAPYSVMVANYGFVGVPDTNPFTFNVNPASDTTYAIDTVADANECAGSSSGSATVIVRLPPVAKAGVSQTICEFGTTTTLVGNSLSPHETGLWSVVSGGTGTLSNATNPNTTFTHTGGAGPITLRWTVSNPPCLAAMAEVTITIQPPATVNAGPDQTVLTTNPTAMLAATFGNGATSGIWTGGAGVFTDASDPNTTYTATQSESNAGMITLTFTTDDPPGPCGPVSDSVTIFLRNPVGLMVADTTNHRIQGFDGTQWIIIGVGTIGTGPGQFRLPEAVTCSPNIQRIYVADTGNNRIQWSTDSGATWANFATLGSGLNQVRVPQGLALDGDGNLYVSDTGNGRVLRFNGGVPGAGVVIATNGAASGQVGSPRGLAIDATFRLFVTDESNSRILRISNANTTVSGTSGTILASFGTGMNQVKNPQGITIDDTGTLFVADTGNSRILRWANANPASASTMALTGSGLGQVNRPEGVTISQFLNGPLSGAPVLIVGDTSNHRIQGRFLPTGQWNLIGSPNGIGTGVGQFRSPSKIR; encoded by the coding sequence ATGAGCAGTCCAACCACTCAACCGAACACCGGTATTCGTCGTAACTGGGAAGGATGGAGTCTATCGGGGGTATTGGTCCTGCTGACAATCGGAATTGTCGGAATGCAAACTCCCTCGTCACAGGCAACTTCGGGGCGAGTCCCGTCGAAAGGGCAAAAAGTGTCGCTGACAGTCAGTCCTTCAGCCTGCACGATTACAGTCAACAGTCCCGTCCAGGAAGTTACGCTTGCCGCACCGGAAGGAGTGCGCAACGGCAATTGCACGCTGGGCGAGGCGATTCTGGCGGCCAATGGGAACCCGAACATCACGGAATGTCCGTGCGCGGGTGGCAGTCCGGTGACGATTCAGTTACAGGCTGGAATGACCTACACCTTGACGACTGTGGCCACGACGCTCTATGGACCGACAGGACTGCCGGCAATTTCCAGCACCATCGTGATTGAAGGCAACGGCGCCGTCATCGAGCGAAGCAGTCTCGGTGGAACACCAGCCTTCCGGTTGTTTTCCATTGCGGGCACGATCAACGGCGTTCAGGCGGTTGAAACAAATCCGGATTCGACAACTCCGGCGCCGAATACCTTGCTTCCAGCGGGGAATTTAACTCTGCGCACTGTGACGCTACGCAATGGTCTGACGCTGGGCGGCCTCGCGATTGGAAACGGTGGTGGCGGGCTTGGGAGTGGCGGGGCCATCTTCAACGCTGGTTCACTGACGATTGATTCCTGTACCCTCTCGGGCAACCAGGTCGTTGGAGGCGGGTCGTTTTGTTGCGAACCCGGCGGCGGCGGCGGCGGCATGGGCGGATTGGGTGGACCTGGGGCTGTTGGAATTGGTGGCGGTGGCGGTGGCGGCATGGCAGGTTCCGGTGCCGGCAGTACCATCATGAGAACTGGTGGCGGCGGCGGCGGGACAGTCAACAACGGAAACAGTAACAGCTCTGGCGGAAGTCTCAATGGCGGGAATGGCGGTCTCAGCGCCAATGGGAGCCCTGGAGGGTTTGGTGGAGGTGGCGGCGGGAACGGAAGATTTCCTGGCATTGGGGGCGCTGGCGGATTTGGCGGCGGCGGTGGTGGCGCGATAGATGGAATTGGAGGAAACGGAGGGTTCGGCGGCGGCGGCGGCGCCGGGGGTGGCGCATTCAACCCTGGCATCGGGGGTTTTGGCGGCGGTGGCGGTGGCCAACAAAGCGGTCTCGGCGGCAATTTAGGTGGGTTTGGCGGTGGCTTTGGGGGAAGCAATGGTGGTGGCGGTGGCGGACTGGGCGGGGCAGTTTTTTCAACCGGGATGCTCGACTTAACCAATTCGACCCTATCTGGCAATTCAGCGGTTGGAGGTTTTACGAGTTTTGCCCAATCTGGAAGCGGATTGGGTGCTGGTCTCTTCGTCCGCAACGGAACCACAACCGTTGCCAACTGTACCTTCAACAACAACACGGCTTCACGCGGAAACGGCGCTCAGATCGGTGCCCATGCCGGCGGATGTCTCTACGTGCTGGGCGATGGGGAAACGGCCACCGTGACCGTGGTCAATTCGATTTTTGCGAACTCGACGAGTATTGACGGTGGTGTCACCGATGCCTTTATCAACACCATCAACTCCGGAACGGTGACGCAAACCGGAAATGCCACCAATCTCGTCGAAGTCAATGGTGGCGGTGCCAATGCCTTGCTGGGTGTTACTCAAATGGCTGACCCGAACCTGGAGGTCCTGGCGCTCAACGGCGGGCTAACCGAAACTCATTTACCGCAACCGGGAAGTCCGGTCATCAATAACGGTTCCGGCAGCCGTCCAAACAATGTGGATCAACGCGGCCTTTCCGCGTCCTGCCGGGCTGACATTGGGGCGGTTGAAATTCAGGGGATGGTTCCATCCATCTCGGCGGTATTAAGCAGCGGCGAAACGATTTGTAATGGAAGCCTGGCAACCCTCACCGTGACGGTCACTGGCGGGACAGCGCCATATAGCGTCATGGTTGCAAACTATGGGTTTGTCGGTGTGCCAGACACCAATCCCTTTACCTTTAACGTCAATCCGGCCAGCGACACCACCTACGCCATTGACACAGTGGCCGATGCCAACGAGTGCGCCGGATCATCAAGCGGGAGTGCCACGGTGATCGTGAGATTGCCGCCGGTGGCAAAAGCAGGAGTCTCGCAGACGATCTGCGAATTTGGGACCACCACCACCTTGGTGGGTAATTCGCTTTCGCCCCATGAAACTGGCCTGTGGAGCGTCGTGAGCGGCGGAACCGGCACCCTGAGCAATGCGACTAATCCGAATACTACGTTTACGCATACGGGCGGCGCTGGGCCGATTACGCTTCGGTGGACAGTGTCCAATCCCCCCTGTCTGGCGGCGATGGCGGAGGTGACGATTACCATTCAACCTCCGGCCACGGTCAATGCCGGACCGGATCAAACCGTCCTGACAACCAATCCGACGGCAATGCTGGCGGCCACCTTCGGGAACGGTGCCACCAGCGGAATATGGACCGGCGGAGCAGGGGTGTTTACCGACGCTTCGGACCCGAACACAACCTACACGGCGACGCAGAGTGAAAGCAACGCGGGAATGATCACGTTGACCTTCACGACCGACGATCCACCGGGGCCCTGTGGTCCAGTCAGTGATTCGGTGACCATTTTCTTGCGCAACCCGGTGGGATTGATGGTGGCTGACACGACCAATCATCGGATCCAGGGCTTTGACGGCACACAGTGGATCATTATCGGTGTTGGGACGATTGGCACCGGTCCCGGCCAGTTCCGATTGCCCGAAGCCGTGACCTGCAGCCCCAATATTCAACGGATTTATGTGGCCGATACGGGCAATAACCGCATTCAGTGGTCAACGGATAGTGGCGCAACCTGGGCGAACTTTGCGACACTGGGTTCCGGGTTGAATCAGGTTCGTGTGCCGCAAGGACTTGCGCTTGATGGAGATGGCAACCTGTATGTATCGGATACCGGAAATGGTCGGGTGCTGCGTTTCAATGGAGGCGTGCCGGGCGCCGGTGTCGTGATTGCCACCAACGGTGCCGCGAGCGGACAGGTTGGGAGCCCACGTGGTCTGGCGATTGATGCGACATTTCGATTGTTTGTAACGGATGAAAGTAACAGTCGCATTCTGCGTATCAGTAATGCCAACACGACGGTAAGTGGGACGAGTGGAACCATTCTGGCCTCATTTGGAACCGGC